A region of Deinococcus cellulosilyticus NBRC 106333 = KACC 11606 DNA encodes the following proteins:
- a CDS encoding TRAP transporter substrate-binding protein — protein sequence MKRRDFLKKAGIAGAAAAASSTFGTVHAQTSPTIRWRLVSSFPKSLDTIFGAADMLADRVKELTDGKFQIKTFAAGEVVPGLQVLDAVQAGTVEVGHTAGYYFVGKSPTLAFDTAVPFGLTARQQNAWLYHGGGLELMRDVYADFKCINFPGGNTGAQMGGWFKKEVKGVADLKGLKMRIPGLGGQVMARLGAVPQTIAGGDIYPALERGTIDATEWVGPYDDEKLGFYKIAKYYYYPGFWEAGPGLSFIVNTDEWKKLPKAYQLAFEVAAAEANVHMLAKYDALNPAALQRLTQKGVKLRKYSNAILDAALKASLDLYDDEAAKDAKYKKVYTQWKKFRADSYRWSATTDLGFEQYAFLKK from the coding sequence ATGAAACGTCGGGATTTCCTCAAAAAAGCAGGCATTGCAGGTGCTGCGGCAGCGGCCAGTTCTACCTTTGGGACGGTCCATGCCCAGACCAGCCCCACCATTCGCTGGCGTCTGGTCTCCAGTTTTCCCAAGAGCCTGGACACCATTTTCGGCGCTGCAGACATGCTGGCGGATCGGGTCAAAGAGCTCACCGATGGCAAATTTCAGATCAAAACCTTTGCCGCAGGTGAAGTGGTTCCAGGACTGCAGGTGCTTGATGCCGTGCAGGCAGGCACTGTAGAAGTGGGGCACACCGCTGGGTATTACTTTGTGGGGAAAAGCCCCACCCTGGCCTTTGACACTGCGGTTCCTTTCGGCCTGACAGCACGCCAGCAGAACGCCTGGCTGTACCACGGGGGCGGTCTGGAACTGATGCGCGACGTGTATGCAGACTTCAAGTGCATCAACTTCCCTGGTGGAAACACCGGAGCCCAGATGGGGGGATGGTTCAAGAAGGAAGTCAAAGGCGTGGCAGACCTCAAAGGCCTGAAGATGCGAATTCCCGGTCTGGGTGGACAGGTGATGGCCCGTCTGGGTGCCGTTCCCCAGACCATTGCTGGAGGCGACATCTACCCTGCCCTGGAACGTGGAACCATCGATGCCACCGAATGGGTCGGACCCTACGATGACGAGAAACTGGGCTTCTACAAGATCGCCAAGTACTATTACTACCCCGGCTTCTGGGAGGCAGGCCCCGGACTGTCCTTCATTGTCAACACCGACGAATGGAAGAAGTTGCCCAAAGCCTACCAGCTTGCCTTTGAGGTCGCAGCAGCAGAAGCCAACGTGCACATGCTGGCCAAGTACGACGCCCTGAACCCCGCAGCCCTGCAACGCCTGACCCAGAAGGGCGTGAAGCTGCGCAAATACTCCAACGCCATTCTGGACGCCGCCCTGAAAGCCTCTCTCGACCTGTACGACGATGAGGCCGCCAAGGACGCCAAGTACAAGAAGGTCTACACCCAGTGGAAGAAGTTCCGCGCCGACTCGTACCGCTGGTCTGCCACCACGGACCTCGGGTTTGAGCAGTATGCGTTCCTGAAGAAGTAG
- a CDS encoding TRAP transporter large permease: protein MDWAALLPPAMFVSLIVFLLLGYPVAFSIGAVGLLFGFIGVEMGVFNWNFLSGLPLRITGTMFNQTLLAIPFFTFMGLILERSGMAEELLDTMGQLFGKARGGLAYAVIFVGALLAATTGVVAASVIAMGLISLPIMMRYGYSPRLATGVIAASGTLAQIIPPSLVLIVMADQLGASVGDMYRGALVPGLILTGMYVLYVLIMTIVNPKSAPALPEEARKVRGMALFLQALRVMVPPLVLIFLVLGTIFFGLATPTEGGAMGAVGAIILAMANRRLTYKLLWQAMQQTATLTTFVVFILLGSTVFSLVFQGVYGSDWVDSLMTSIPGGQIGFLIFVNIFIFLLAFFLDFFEIAFIVIPLLKPVMESLGINPYYFGVLIGVNLQTSFMHPPFGFALFYLRSVAPKSIKTTDIYWGALPFVIIQIIMVGLLIAFPALVTRWLQ from the coding sequence ATGGACTGGGCAGCTTTGCTTCCTCCAGCGATGTTTGTCAGCCTGATTGTGTTTCTGCTGCTGGGTTACCCGGTGGCTTTCTCCATTGGTGCAGTGGGTCTGCTGTTCGGATTCATCGGTGTGGAGATGGGGGTCTTCAACTGGAATTTCTTGAGTGGTCTGCCCCTGCGCATCACCGGGACCATGTTCAACCAGACTTTGCTGGCGATTCCCTTTTTCACCTTCATGGGCCTGATTCTGGAGCGCTCTGGCATGGCCGAGGAGCTTCTGGACACCATGGGTCAGCTGTTTGGCAAGGCCCGTGGAGGGCTGGCATACGCTGTGATCTTTGTGGGTGCCCTGCTGGCTGCAACCACAGGGGTGGTGGCCGCTTCCGTGATTGCCATGGGTCTGATCTCTCTGCCGATCATGATGCGGTATGGTTACTCTCCAAGGCTGGCCACAGGGGTCATTGCAGCTTCAGGAACCCTGGCCCAGATCATCCCTCCGAGTCTGGTCCTGATTGTGATGGCCGACCAGCTCGGGGCCTCGGTAGGAGACATGTACCGTGGCGCTCTGGTCCCTGGTCTGATCCTCACCGGGATGTATGTGCTTTATGTGCTCATCATGACCATCGTGAATCCCAAAAGTGCTCCTGCCCTCCCTGAAGAGGCCCGGAAGGTGCGCGGCATGGCCCTGTTTCTGCAGGCCCTCAGGGTGATGGTGCCCCCTCTGGTTCTGATCTTTCTGGTGCTCGGCACCATCTTCTTCGGTCTGGCCACCCCCACCGAAGGGGGAGCCATGGGTGCAGTGGGAGCCATCATTCTTGCCATGGCCAACCGCAGATTGACCTACAAACTGCTCTGGCAGGCCATGCAGCAGACCGCCACCCTGACCACTTTTGTGGTGTTCATCCTGCTGGGATCTACAGTGTTCAGTCTGGTCTTCCAGGGCGTGTACGGCTCTGACTGGGTGGATTCCCTGATGACCAGCATTCCCGGAGGCCAGATCGGCTTCCTGATCTTCGTGAACATCTTTATTTTCCTGCTGGCCTTCTTCCTCGATTTCTTCGAAATTGCCTTCATCGTGATTCCGTTGCTCAAACCCGTCATGGAATCTCTGGGCATCAACCCCTACTACTTCGGGGTCCTGATCGGGGTGAACCTGCAGACCAGTTTCATGCACCCACCTTTTGGATTTGCCCTCTTTTACCTGCGCAGTGTGGCCCCCAAATCCATCAAGACCACAGACATCTACTGGGGCGCCCTGCCCTTTGTGATCATCCAGATCATCATGGTGGGCCTCCTGATTGCCTTCCCAGCGCTGGTGACCCGCTGGCTGCAGTAG
- a CDS encoding TRAP transporter small permease subunit, which translates to MAVLLRISVVIDFINEWMGRIFLWLILLAVIVGAGNAVIRKIIFLIPAAWASVEGSFFYWVQKFYITYANRWLEAQSYMFSIVFLLMGGYTLLYNRHVRVDLLYTRYSPRTKAILNLVGSLLFLLPTAFCIVYFSWPQLVESYHIREMSSDAGGLPRWPIKLMIPVGFALLVLQALSEAIKNAAFLAGKYKFKNDHEEAEGEVV; encoded by the coding sequence ATGGCAGTACTGTTGCGTATTTCCGTGGTGATCGACTTCATCAACGAATGGATGGGACGGATTTTCCTCTGGTTGATTTTGCTTGCTGTAATTGTGGGCGCAGGAAATGCAGTCATCAGAAAGATCATCTTCTTGATCCCTGCAGCCTGGGCTTCAGTAGAAGGCAGTTTCTTCTACTGGGTGCAGAAGTTCTATATTACGTACGCAAATCGTTGGCTGGAAGCCCAGAGCTACATGTTCTCCATCGTGTTTCTGCTGATGGGAGGTTACACCCTGCTTTACAACCGCCACGTGCGGGTGGACCTGCTTTATACAAGGTATTCTCCGCGCACCAAAGCGATTCTCAACCTGGTGGGAAGCCTGCTGTTTTTGCTTCCCACAGCGTTTTGCATCGTGTATTTCTCCTGGCCGCAACTCGTCGAGTCTTATCACATCCGTGAGATGTCTTCAGACGCCGGAGGTCTTCCCAGGTGGCCCATCAAATTGATGATTCCAGTGGGTTTTGCTCTGCTGGTGTTGCAGGCCCTTTCTGAAGCCATCAAGAATGCAGCTTTCCTGGCAGGCAAATACAAATTCAAAAACGACCATGAAGAAGCTGAAGGAGAGGTGGTCTGA
- a CDS encoding AEC family transporter gives MGAFLTALNAVLPVFILIGIGALLARCFKGLDISTLARVTLYAGIPAVVFQSIRKAEIPLNLTVSLTIGYLLYLLVLGGVTYLSTRDLPKVQSRSVVAAALFGNSGNMGLPIALFAYGQAGLERGMVLFVVSIIVMYIGSPMLLAGTRNVKENIKRTLMMPPIPAALLGILFNVLNWDVPVFMDRGVQLLADTALPLMLLTLGMQTYRSWIWTIDMVAVRTSILRFLGGGVITYLVCVLLGLRGLDLAVMMLGAMMPAAVTTFVVAVEVGGDVNVIVRTVVLSTVLSLGLITLSVMFFPA, from the coding sequence TTGGGTGCCTTCCTGACCGCCTTGAACGCTGTGCTTCCCGTTTTCATCCTGATTGGAATCGGGGCGCTTCTGGCACGGTGTTTTAAAGGGCTGGACATCTCCACCCTGGCCCGTGTGACCCTGTATGCCGGGATTCCAGCGGTGGTCTTCCAGTCCATCCGCAAGGCAGAGATTCCCCTGAACCTGACGGTGAGCCTGACCATTGGTTACCTGCTTTACCTGCTCGTTCTGGGTGGGGTAACCTACCTGTCCACCAGAGATCTCCCAAAAGTGCAATCCCGATCTGTGGTGGCTGCGGCCCTGTTCGGGAATTCGGGGAACATGGGGTTGCCCATTGCCCTTTTTGCTTACGGTCAGGCCGGTCTGGAGCGGGGGATGGTGCTTTTTGTGGTGTCCATCATCGTGATGTACATCGGGTCTCCGATGCTGCTTGCGGGGACCCGCAACGTCAAAGAGAACATCAAACGCACCCTGATGATGCCTCCCATTCCTGCTGCACTGCTGGGCATTCTGTTCAATGTTTTGAACTGGGATGTGCCTGTGTTCATGGACAGGGGAGTGCAGCTTCTGGCAGACACCGCGCTTCCCCTCATGCTGCTGACCCTGGGTATGCAGACTTACAGGTCCTGGATCTGGACCATCGACATGGTGGCCGTTCGCACCTCGATCCTGCGTTTTCTGGGGGGTGGGGTGATCACCTATCTGGTTTGCGTTTTGCTGGGGCTCAGGGGCCTGGATCTGGCCGTGATGATGCTCGGGGCCATGATGCCTGCCGCCGTGACCACCTTCGTGGTGGCCGTGGAAGTCGGCGGAGACGTCAATGTCATTGTGCGGACCGTGGTCCTCTCCACGGTGCTCTCTCTGGGCCTGATCACCCTGAGCGTGATGTTCTTTCCGGCCTGA